From a single Pedosphaera parvula Ellin514 genomic region:
- a CDS encoding phospholipase D family protein, giving the protein MRSLVLTLALMLGLTAVSCKKWSQPQGVAVYFSPTGGCTEAVVDALDHATNTVYVQAYSFTSKPIAQALVDASRRKVKVEVLLDRSQRTEKYSSADFLRDSGIPTYIDAQHAIAHNKIMIIDEGTVLTGSFNFTKAAEENNAENLLVIRDAALAREYLRNWEAHADHSEAYQSKMKSAMERPRSRKRR; this is encoded by the coding sequence ATGCGATCCTTGGTGCTGACGTTGGCGTTGATGTTGGGACTTACGGCTGTGTCCTGCAAAAAGTGGTCCCAACCGCAAGGCGTGGCGGTTTATTTTTCACCAACTGGTGGTTGCACGGAGGCAGTAGTGGACGCGTTGGATCATGCGACGAACACCGTTTATGTGCAGGCCTACTCGTTCACGAGCAAGCCAATCGCGCAGGCGTTGGTGGATGCGTCGCGACGGAAGGTGAAAGTAGAGGTGTTGCTGGACCGGAGTCAGCGGACGGAGAAATACTCCTCGGCGGACTTTTTGCGTGACTCAGGGATTCCGACGTATATCGACGCTCAACATGCGATCGCTCATAATAAGATCATGATTATTGATGAGGGGACAGTGCTGACTGGCTCATTCAATTTCACAAAGGCAGCGGAGGAAAATAATGCGGAGAATTTGCTCGTGATTCGGGATGCGGCACTGGCGAGGGAGTATTTGCGGAATTGGGAGGCGCATGCGGATCATTCGGAGGCCTACCAATCAAAGATGAAGTCGGCGATGGAACGTCCGCGGTCGCGCAAGAGGCGTTAG